A stretch of the Desulforamulus ferrireducens genome encodes the following:
- a CDS encoding pyridine nucleotide-disulfide oxidoreductase/dicluster-binding protein, with protein sequence MDHKLIMSFEEKCIQEQPPACNATCPVHVDVRGMVAAIAAERFTEAFNIYCKSVPFPGIIGRICDHPCQSACKRGEAGDAIAIAALEKAVVQQVEVARPKLTPASPKSQRVAVVGGGLSGLTAAHDLAKKGYQVTLLETGSQLAGRIRERFSTELPEQVINDDLAVIEQLGITVQLNTGVGKDISFTSLCEDYDAVYLTALPGQQPGELTIDPLTLATEIKGVFAGGSLRLGNTSPIGSVADGRKAAISIDRYLQGVSLTAAREQEGPFQTRLFTSLVGVEPLPVVPMGQDRSFYSKEEAKREAARCLQCQCLECVKVCPYLEHFKGYPKKYVRQINHNLKMIKGRHEANILINSCSLCGLCQEACPEGLHLGELCGMARQEMVKKGKMPPSAHDFPLRDMAFSNGPSCTLTRHQPGHTVSNYLFFPGCQLSATAPEHVVRVYDYLTEKLPGGVGLMLRCCGAPAEWSGRRELFMAELQQIKDQWEEMGKPCLVLACSTCQQIFQQYLPEAKLVSLWELYDLHGLPQVAAAKRPTLVAVHDACTARHRGEVQEKVRKILLALGCRLEELPTSGNKTECCGYGGLMQYANRPLADEVAKRRIKQSPADYVAYCAICQENFTAKGKRTYHLLDLIYGEADPTTPAKRRVGYSQRRENRVKLKNKLLKEVWREKIVPQENDYTAIKLLISPSVQELMEERLILVEDIQKVIAYAERTGKKLFNHDSGHYLAYHRPVSVTYWVEYLPEGDGYRIFNTYSHRMEIPGGDE encoded by the coding sequence ATGGACCACAAATTAATTATGTCTTTCGAAGAAAAGTGTATTCAGGAGCAACCACCGGCCTGCAATGCCACCTGCCCTGTGCACGTGGATGTCAGGGGCATGGTGGCGGCTATTGCGGCTGAGCGCTTTACTGAAGCCTTCAATATATATTGTAAGTCTGTACCCTTCCCGGGGATTATTGGTCGCATTTGTGACCACCCATGCCAGTCTGCCTGCAAACGGGGCGAAGCGGGGGACGCCATCGCCATTGCTGCCCTGGAAAAGGCCGTTGTGCAGCAAGTGGAGGTAGCCCGCCCCAAGCTGACACCTGCCAGCCCCAAGTCACAGCGGGTGGCGGTGGTGGGAGGAGGGTTAAGCGGTTTAACCGCAGCCCATGACCTGGCCAAAAAAGGTTACCAGGTAACTTTGCTGGAAACCGGCAGCCAATTGGCTGGCAGGATTAGAGAAAGATTCAGTACTGAGCTACCCGAGCAAGTGATTAACGACGATTTGGCTGTTATTGAACAGTTGGGCATAACCGTCCAACTTAACACAGGCGTAGGCAAGGATATTTCCTTTACCTCTTTATGTGAGGACTATGATGCAGTTTATCTTACTGCCCTGCCTGGGCAGCAACCGGGTGAGCTAACCATTGATCCCCTTACTTTGGCTACAGAAATTAAGGGTGTTTTTGCCGGTGGCAGTTTGCGCCTGGGCAACACTTCACCCATTGGCTCGGTGGCAGACGGCAGAAAGGCAGCCATTTCCATTGATCGTTATCTCCAAGGGGTATCTCTCACAGCAGCCCGGGAGCAGGAAGGACCCTTCCAAACCAGGCTCTTTACCAGTTTGGTGGGAGTGGAACCACTGCCGGTGGTGCCCATGGGGCAAGACCGCAGCTTTTATAGCAAGGAAGAAGCCAAGCGGGAGGCTGCCCGTTGTTTGCAGTGCCAGTGCTTGGAATGTGTCAAGGTATGCCCATATCTAGAACACTTTAAGGGTTATCCTAAAAAATACGTCCGTCAAATCAACCACAACCTTAAGATGATCAAGGGTCGGCACGAAGCCAACATCTTAATAAACTCCTGCAGCCTGTGTGGTCTCTGCCAGGAGGCTTGTCCGGAAGGACTTCACCTGGGAGAGCTTTGTGGCATGGCTCGCCAGGAGATGGTGAAAAAGGGGAAAATGCCCCCCTCGGCCCATGATTTTCCCCTGCGGGACATGGCCTTCAGTAATGGCCCGTCCTGTACGTTAACCCGCCACCAACCAGGGCATACTGTCAGTAACTATCTCTTTTTCCCGGGCTGTCAGCTTAGTGCCACCGCCCCGGAGCATGTGGTCAGGGTTTATGACTATTTAACAGAGAAACTGCCCGGCGGGGTTGGCCTGATGCTGCGCTGCTGTGGTGCTCCGGCAGAATGGTCAGGACGTCGGGAGCTATTTATGGCCGAGCTGCAGCAAATTAAGGACCAGTGGGAGGAGATGGGCAAGCCTTGCCTGGTGTTGGCCTGTTCCACCTGTCAGCAGATTTTTCAACAATACCTGCCCGAGGCGAAGCTTGTTTCCCTGTGGGAGTTGTATGACTTGCACGGTTTACCCCAGGTTGCTGCAGCCAAAAGACCAACCCTGGTGGCAGTACACGATGCCTGTACCGCCAGACACCGCGGGGAAGTGCAGGAGAAAGTAAGAAAAATTTTGCTTGCGTTAGGCTGCCGGTTGGAGGAACTACCCACCAGCGGTAATAAAACCGAGTGCTGCGGCTATGGTGGACTGATGCAGTATGCTAACCGCCCTTTGGCGGATGAGGTGGCTAAGCGGCGCATTAAGCAAAGTCCTGCGGACTATGTGGCCTACTGTGCCATATGCCAGGAAAACTTTACGGCTAAGGGCAAACGCACCTATCACCTGCTGGATCTAATCTATGGGGAGGCCGATCCTACCACCCCTGCTAAACGTCGCGTAGGTTACTCCCAACGGCGGGAAAACAGAGTAAAGCTGAAAAACAAACTACTTAAAGAGGTATGGAGAGAAAAGATCGTGCCACAGGAAAATGACTATACGGCCATTAAACTATTAATTTCTCCTTCAGTACAGGAACTAATGGAAGAACGTTTAATTTTGGTAGAAGATATCCAAAAGGTTATTGCCTATGCTGAAAGGACAGGTAAGAAGCTCTTTAATCATGACAGCGGTCATTACCTGGCCTACCATCGGCCGGTTAGTGTAACTTACTGGGTGGAGTATCTGCCCGAGGGCGATGGTTATAGAATCTTCAACACCTATTCTCACAGAATGGAGATACCTGGTGGAGATGAATGA
- a CDS encoding DVU_1557 family redox protein produces the protein MSQEKVLECLKCGVKLAMGNVEVTYLNNKFPIQLPKCPKCGLVFIPEELATGKMLEVEKALEDK, from the coding sequence ATGAGCCAAGAGAAGGTTTTGGAGTGCCTGAAATGTGGCGTCAAATTGGCAATGGGCAATGTGGAGGTAACCTATTTGAACAACAAATTTCCCATTCAATTGCCCAAATGTCCCAAGTGTGGGCTGGTTTTCATTCCAGAGGAGCTGGCCACCGGTAAAATGTTAGAGGTGGAGAAGGCCCTGGAGGATAAGTAA
- the trsM gene encoding DVU_1556 family methyltransferase, with the protein MSNSGGYCIYEGTAIRQVTGDSIRPGGFQLTERAMEFCALPPGAKVLDIGCGTGATVEYLIDKYQLQAVGIDPSHLLLAQGRQRRPDLPIFQAVGECLPFYEGEMAGVLAECSLSVMTNPARVLRECQRVLRAGGYLILTDIYAKNSAAVAGLRTLPLVSCVTGAMGRQELEEMLKQAGLRVVLWEDHGELLKQLMVRLILTHGSLKNFWQQGDTGGMTGESIQEIIKEAKLSYYLLVAQKGEDK; encoded by the coding sequence ATGTCCAACTCTGGTGGTTACTGCATTTATGAAGGAACAGCCATTAGGCAGGTTACCGGTGATAGTATCCGGCCCGGGGGCTTTCAACTGACGGAGCGGGCCATGGAGTTTTGTGCCCTGCCGCCAGGGGCGAAGGTGTTGGATATTGGTTGTGGCACTGGCGCCACTGTGGAATATCTCATAGATAAATATCAGCTACAGGCGGTGGGAATAGACCCCTCCCACCTGTTGCTGGCACAGGGTCGTCAGAGAAGGCCAGATTTACCTATCTTTCAGGCTGTGGGTGAATGCCTGCCCTTTTATGAAGGTGAAATGGCAGGTGTTTTGGCCGAGTGTTCCCTGTCGGTGATGACTAATCCGGCCAGAGTGCTGAGGGAATGTCAGCGAGTGTTAAGGGCAGGGGGCTACCTGATTTTAACGGATATTTACGCCAAAAACTCAGCAGCAGTGGCCGGCTTGCGAACCTTGCCCCTGGTGAGCTGTGTCACCGGCGCCATGGGGCGCCAGGAACTGGAAGAAATGCTTAAGCAAGCCGGTTTGCGGGTTGTTCTTTGGGAGGATCACGGGGAACTGCTTAAACAACTTATGGTTAGGCTAATCCTGACCCATGGTTCCCTAAAAAATTTCTGGCAGCAGGGTGACACCGGCGGGATGACCGGCGAGTCAATACAGGAAATTATCAAAGAGGCAAAGTTGAGCTATTACCTGTTAGTAGCCCAAAAGGGGGAGGATAAATAA
- a CDS encoding DVU_1555 family C-GCAxxG-C-C protein: protein MSEAMFRMFELAQQGFSCSQILLQLGLEAQGKSNDDLIRAMAGLAGGMGFAGETCGALTGGACLLGLYVTDQERLKLMVAELVDWFKEQMATEYGGINCRDILGEELQYQTVSMKCGNIVGATYAKVRELLQQHQIELTGSDHE from the coding sequence ATGTCTGAAGCAATGTTTCGTATGTTTGAACTGGCCCAACAGGGTTTTTCTTGCAGTCAGATTTTATTACAACTGGGCTTGGAGGCCCAGGGTAAAAGCAATGACGACCTTATCCGAGCCATGGCGGGCTTAGCAGGGGGCATGGGCTTTGCCGGTGAAACCTGTGGCGCCTTAACAGGTGGGGCCTGCCTGCTGGGGTTATATGTAACGGATCAGGAACGGTTAAAGCTGATGGTTGCTGAACTGGTTGACTGGTTTAAGGAACAAATGGCAACGGAATACGGTGGTATTAACTGTCGTGATATTTTAGGTGAGGAACTACAATATCAGACTGTTTCCATGAAATGCGGTAATATTGTTGGTGCCACCTATGCAAAGGTGAGGGAACTTCTGCAACAACATCAAATTGAGCTAACGGGGTCTGACCATGAGTGA
- the trsS gene encoding radical SAM (seleno)protein TrsS encodes MSEQFLSQTESVCPHCLRRLPAKRVQQGEQVFLVKNCPEHGATKTPLWRGAPDYRNWARPKLPSQPKECFTEIEKGCPYDCGLCPEHRQHSCTVLLEVTQRCNLGCSYCFANAGAKVSDPDLPTIKGWFEQILQAGGPYNIQLSGGEPTLRDDLPEIIRLGKSLGFNFIQINTNGLRLAEEPSFLKKCQEAGLTSIFLQYDGTEEAIYEALRGRPLLKQKLQAIEHCRQFNIGVVLVPTLVPGINIHNIGAMVEQALSYLPTVRGIHFQPVSYFGRYPAPPGDEQRITIPEVIRAIEEQSAGKITRDSFKPPGCENALCSFHGNFILLPSGELRPWTKHEGCCDTTERAEVGAAKARSFVAKYWSAPEIKPVTVGTGGGALRLWDAFIERARTHSFSISGMAFQDAWNLDLERLKDCCIHVMSPDGKLIPFCAYNLTDSQGRPLYRQVSKS; translated from the coding sequence ATGAGTGAGCAATTTCTGAGCCAGACAGAGAGTGTTTGTCCCCATTGTTTGCGGCGGTTACCGGCCAAGCGGGTACAGCAGGGCGAGCAGGTTTTTCTCGTGAAAAATTGCCCGGAGCATGGGGCTACAAAGACGCCGCTTTGGCGGGGAGCACCGGATTACCGGAACTGGGCCAGGCCCAAACTGCCCTCCCAACCCAAAGAGTGTTTTACAGAGATAGAAAAGGGCTGCCCCTATGACTGTGGACTTTGCCCGGAGCATCGGCAGCATAGCTGTACGGTGTTGCTGGAGGTTACCCAACGGTGCAATTTAGGTTGTAGCTATTGTTTTGCCAATGCCGGTGCAAAGGTGAGCGACCCGGATCTGCCCACCATCAAAGGTTGGTTTGAACAAATCCTCCAAGCCGGTGGACCCTACAATATTCAATTATCCGGCGGCGAGCCCACCCTGCGGGACGACTTGCCGGAGATTATCCGTCTGGGCAAATCATTGGGCTTTAATTTCATTCAGATAAATACCAACGGTTTGCGCCTGGCTGAGGAACCCTCCTTTTTAAAGAAGTGTCAAGAAGCCGGTCTAACCTCTATTTTTTTACAATATGACGGAACCGAGGAAGCCATCTATGAGGCCTTACGGGGTAGGCCCTTGCTAAAGCAAAAACTCCAAGCCATTGAACACTGCCGCCAGTTTAATATCGGTGTTGTCTTGGTGCCTACCCTGGTACCGGGGATTAACATACATAACATTGGTGCTATGGTTGAACAGGCCCTAAGTTATTTACCCACAGTGCGGGGCATTCATTTTCAGCCGGTCAGCTATTTTGGCCGTTATCCCGCACCGCCCGGGGACGAGCAACGCATTACCATTCCCGAGGTGATCCGAGCCATTGAGGAGCAAAGTGCAGGAAAAATTACCAGGGACAGCTTTAAGCCACCGGGCTGTGAAAATGCCCTGTGTTCCTTTCACGGCAATTTTATCCTGTTACCCAGCGGTGAACTGAGACCTTGGACCAAACACGAGGGCTGCTGTGACACTACCGAAAGGGCTGAAGTGGGGGCAGCCAAGGCCAGAAGTTTTGTGGCCAAGTACTGGTCTGCTCCGGAGATTAAGCCGGTTACCGTGGGAACCGGCGGGGGAGCCTTACGACTTTGGGATGCCTTTATTGAAAGAGCCCGCACCCATTCCTTCAGTATCTCGGGTATGGCCTTTCAGGATGCCTGGAATTTAGATTTGGAAAGGCTAAAGGATTGCTGTATTCATGTCATGTCCCCGGATGGTAAGCTTATACCCTTCTGTGCCTATAATTTAACAGACAGTCAGGGACGACCCCTTTATCGTCAGGTGAGTAAGTCATGA
- a CDS encoding DVU_1553 family AMP-dependent CoA ligase: MKLTPLQPWIAQKIGVSSSSLTREAIEQYQLAKLRQTLRLATERSTFYRRRLGQVSLKDLASFQELPFTTAADICQNPLSFLCVSQDEISRVVTLQSSGTTGAPKRIYFTKEEQELTIDFFHIGMSNLVGPGDTVMILLPGQLPGSVGDLLAQGLARLGVRPVPHGLVTEPGKTLEIIREQRVNALVGIPTQVLALARHRSEDGQRAALRLKSVLLSTDYVPQAITRELEQSWGCRVFGHYGMTEMGLGGGVECEALGGYHLREADLYFEIINPITGAPVPEGEEGEVVFTTLTRRGMPLIRYRTGDWARFIPEPCPCGSMLKRMARVRGRVAGACQLAGGSITMQELDEALFATAGLLNFTATLSRPEQLDRLTIGLKMAAGFSEDGIQVIQAALATIPAIARALEQGDLEICLELLPEDWPVTAAKRLIKDLRNGGNNHEKTLPSHAAIP; the protein is encoded by the coding sequence ATGAAACTAACCCCACTGCAACCATGGATTGCTCAAAAAATCGGGGTTAGCAGCAGTTCCTTAACCAGAGAAGCCATTGAGCAATATCAATTGGCTAAGTTGCGGCAAACCCTCCGGTTAGCCACAGAACGTAGTACCTTTTATCGTCGAAGGCTGGGCCAGGTTTCTCTTAAAGATTTAGCCTCTTTTCAAGAACTGCCCTTTACCACCGCCGCGGATATTTGCCAGAACCCCCTGAGCTTTCTTTGTGTTTCCCAGGACGAGATCAGCCGGGTGGTAACCCTGCAGAGTTCCGGTACCACCGGAGCACCGAAAAGAATCTACTTCACCAAAGAAGAACAGGAATTAACCATTGATTTTTTCCATATTGGCATGTCTAACCTGGTGGGGCCGGGGGATACCGTAATGATCCTGTTACCGGGACAACTACCCGGCAGTGTGGGAGATTTGCTGGCCCAGGGGTTGGCACGACTGGGAGTGAGACCTGTTCCCCACGGTTTGGTTACAGAGCCAGGGAAAACACTGGAGATTATACGGGAACAAAGGGTTAATGCCCTGGTGGGTATCCCCACCCAGGTGCTGGCCCTGGCCAGACACCGCAGTGAGGACGGCCAAAGGGCAGCCCTCCGTCTGAAAAGTGTTCTCCTCAGTACTGATTATGTTCCCCAGGCTATTACCAGGGAACTGGAACAAAGCTGGGGTTGCCGGGTCTTTGGTCATTATGGTATGACTGAGATGGGACTGGGAGGCGGTGTTGAGTGTGAGGCCTTAGGAGGCTACCACTTGCGCGAAGCTGATTTATATTTTGAGATTATCAACCCTATCACCGGTGCACCGGTACCCGAAGGGGAAGAGGGGGAAGTGGTGTTTACCACCCTCACCAGGCGTGGTATGCCTCTTATCCGCTATCGCACCGGAGATTGGGCTAGATTTATCCCCGAACCCTGCCCCTGTGGCAGTATGCTCAAAAGAATGGCTCGGGTGAGGGGAAGGGTGGCCGGTGCCTGTCAGTTGGCAGGAGGCAGTATTACCATGCAGGAACTGGATGAGGCTCTCTTTGCCACCGCAGGACTGCTTAATTTCACAGCCACTTTATCCCGTCCTGAGCAGTTGGACAGGTTAACCATCGGGTTAAAAATGGCCGCTGGCTTTAGTGAGGATGGGATACAGGTTATCCAAGCAGCCTTAGCCACCATACCGGCCATTGCCAGGGCATTGGAGCAAGGTGATTTGGAAATTTGTCTGGAACTGCTGCCAGAGGATTGGCCAGTAACTGCTGCTAAACGATTGATTAAAGATCTGAGAAACGGGGGTAACAACCATGAAAAAACTCTACCAAGCCATGCTGCAATACCTTGA
- a CDS encoding XdhC family aldehyde oxidoreductase maturation factor encodes MKKLYQAMLQYLEQGDSFVQATILSQSGSAPRTAGAKMIILPDQSILGTIGGGLVEAKVQELAGEVFQTKQAVIKDFNLTGQEAGQMDMICGGRLKVLVEYMNAANQQLVTVYQALLEAMERRQRAVLVTPLNDDGKQTFLLHGDGSLTGAFTGPKEWLEELIKLPGRYPQVIELGEQSFLAEPVSTSGTVYIFGAGHVSQKLALVTSLVGFRTVVLDDRQEFANRERFPTADEVVVLADFGQACSNLDIDQDSYLVIVTRGHAHDKTVLAQALKTKARYIGMIGSKKKRDTVYRALQQEGHSLEALQRVYCPIGLEIGAETPEEIAVSITAELIKVRAGES; translated from the coding sequence ATGAAAAAACTCTACCAAGCCATGCTGCAATACCTTGAACAGGGTGATAGCTTTGTCCAGGCTACCATCCTCTCCCAGTCCGGTTCCGCCCCACGCACTGCCGGAGCCAAAATGATCATTTTACCGGATCAATCAATTCTGGGTACCATAGGCGGAGGGTTGGTAGAGGCCAAGGTACAGGAATTGGCCGGGGAAGTCTTTCAGACCAAGCAGGCAGTAATCAAGGACTTTAACCTGACGGGCCAAGAGGCCGGGCAAATGGATATGATTTGCGGGGGCAGACTTAAGGTGTTGGTGGAATATATGAATGCTGCCAACCAACAACTGGTTACCGTTTATCAAGCTTTGCTGGAGGCTATGGAAAGACGGCAGCGGGCGGTCCTGGTAACCCCACTGAACGATGACGGTAAGCAAACCTTTTTATTACATGGGGATGGTTCTCTTACCGGCGCCTTTACCGGCCCCAAGGAATGGTTGGAGGAACTTATCAAATTACCCGGCAGGTACCCTCAGGTTATTGAACTGGGGGAGCAGAGTTTTCTGGCAGAACCCGTTAGCACCAGTGGCACTGTTTATATTTTTGGTGCTGGCCATGTCTCACAAAAATTAGCCTTAGTGACCAGCCTGGTGGGCTTTCGTACGGTGGTACTGGATGACCGGCAGGAATTTGCCAATAGGGAGCGTTTTCCTACCGCGGATGAGGTGGTGGTGCTGGCTGACTTTGGGCAGGCCTGTAGCAATCTGGACATTGATCAGGATAGTTATCTCGTCATCGTCACCCGAGGGCATGCCCACGACAAGACAGTGCTGGCCCAGGCCCTGAAGACCAAGGCGCGTTATATCGGTATGATTGGCAGTAAGAAAAAACGTGACACCGTTTACCGTGCGCTGCAGCAGGAAGGCCATAGTTTAGAAGCTTTACAAAGGGTCTACTGCCCCATTGGACTGGAAATTGGTGCCGAAACACCGGAGGAGATCGCTGTGAGTATTACAGCGGAACTAATTAAGGTCAGAGCAGGGGAAAGCTGA
- a CDS encoding DVU_1551 family NTP transferase gives MKQWENIEAIILAAGFSSRMGRFKPLLPLAGTTVLEKSIAVFREAGVREVTVVVGHRANDLLPVLQPLGVNIVFNGDYSSGMFSSVKAGVSALQPSCQAFFLLPGDIPLVQPSTVMKLLTSHQSQPTGIIYPCYQGQRGHPPLISTHYRAAILTGSGEGGLRAILDHFEAAARDVAVRDEGVLLDLDTPGDYRKICAMLKEDIVPPVQDCLELLKQAGVSPRITQHCQAVARVAEKIACSLKEAGYQLDIDLIIAAALLHDIARGEREHAQAGAERLKQLGYLRVAEIVAHHMDLWPDQTGINETTVVYLADKLVKENQPMALEQRLQDISHKYAAQPEVLEAATRRLKQAAIIKSQIERVTAYPLEKIIGIG, from the coding sequence ATGAAGCAATGGGAGAACATTGAGGCCATTATTTTAGCCGCAGGGTTTTCTTCCCGCATGGGGCGGTTTAAGCCCCTGTTGCCTCTGGCAGGCACCACAGTGCTGGAGAAATCCATAGCCGTCTTTCGTGAGGCGGGTGTCCGAGAGGTAACAGTGGTGGTGGGTCACCGGGCTAACGACCTGCTACCGGTTTTACAACCCCTGGGGGTTAACATCGTTTTCAATGGTGATTACAGCAGTGGTATGTTTTCCTCTGTTAAGGCGGGGGTCAGTGCTTTACAACCCTCCTGCCAAGCCTTCTTTTTATTGCCGGGGGATATTCCTCTGGTGCAACCAAGCACTGTTATGAAGTTGCTAACAAGCCACCAAAGCCAGCCTACCGGTATTATTTATCCTTGCTACCAGGGCCAGCGGGGTCACCCGCCGCTCATATCCACCCACTACCGGGCAGCCATTTTGACTGGCTCGGGGGAGGGAGGCTTAAGGGCTATCTTGGATCATTTTGAGGCGGCGGCCAGGGATGTGGCAGTGAGGGATGAGGGAGTACTGCTGGATCTCGACACCCCGGGGGATTACCGGAAAATTTGTGCCATGCTAAAGGAAGACATTGTGCCTCCGGTACAGGATTGCTTGGAACTTCTTAAGCAGGCCGGGGTATCCCCGCGCATCACCCAACATTGCCAGGCTGTGGCCCGGGTGGCAGAGAAAATAGCTTGCTCCTTAAAGGAAGCCGGTTATCAATTGGATATTGACCTAATTATTGCTGCTGCTTTGCTGCACGATATCGCCAGGGGAGAAAGGGAACACGCCCAAGCGGGTGCCGAACGACTAAAGCAACTGGGTTATCTCAGGGTGGCAGAAATTGTGGCCCATCATATGGACCTTTGGCCGGATCAGACAGGTATTAATGAAACGACGGTGGTTTATCTGGCTGATAAGTTGGTCAAGGAAAACCAACCCATGGCACTGGAACAAAGACTACAGGACATTTCACATAAATATGCTGCTCAGCCAGAGGTGCTGGAAGCAGCCACCAGGAGATTAAAGCAGGCAGCAATCATTAAGTCACAGATTGAAAGGGTAACAGCTTACCCGTTGGAAAAAATAATTGGCATTGGTTAA
- the cobC gene encoding alpha-ribazole phosphatase, producing the protein MEEKIIFLLRHGALETNGKRFIGQIDLPLSEEGIWQAKGLAEELSHLPLTRIYASDLRRARQTAAFIAVKHNLVPILCPELREISLGEWEGRSFAEIRREFPQDFIQRGRDITHFSPPAGESFLQCSQRVLIQWQRIVAETKGNILVVGHAGVNRIILCHILGMPLENIFCLSQDYGCINIISYSKERFRVKALNCRSIP; encoded by the coding sequence ATGGAAGAAAAAATAATTTTTTTACTTAGGCATGGCGCGCTGGAGACCAACGGCAAAAGATTTATCGGGCAAATAGATTTACCTTTGAGTGAAGAGGGGATATGGCAGGCAAAGGGTTTAGCAGAGGAGCTTAGCCACCTCCCATTAACCCGGATCTACGCCAGTGATTTAAGGCGCGCCCGTCAGACCGCGGCGTTTATTGCTGTTAAACATAACCTCGTGCCTATCCTTTGCCCGGAACTACGGGAAATATCCCTGGGGGAGTGGGAGGGGAGATCCTTTGCCGAAATCCGCCGTGAGTTTCCCCAGGACTTCATTCAAAGGGGTAGGGATATTACTCATTTTAGTCCCCCCGCTGGGGAGAGTTTTCTACAATGCAGCCAGAGGGTGTTGATCCAATGGCAGAGGATAGTGGCAGAGACAAAGGGCAATATACTGGTTGTCGGGCATGCAGGGGTTAATCGGATAATTCTCTGCCATATTTTAGGGATGCCTCTGGAGAACATCTTTTGTTTGAGCCAGGATTATGGCTGTATTAACATTATCAGCTATAGTAAGGAAAGGTTTCGGGTCAAAGCACTGAATTGCCGAAGCATTCCATAG